One genomic window of Camelina sativa cultivar DH55 chromosome 5, Cs, whole genome shotgun sequence includes the following:
- the LOC104784789 gene encoding myosin heavy chain, non-muscle-like isoform X2, translating to MASTAAEQVERKIASVTSNPNPDIKAAVASRINSQSDASPSPTLNSKDFIVSVAAKVASQPLQNYDLNVWGVLTAISSNARKRRQGINILLSSDEHCLGRLPCHASYQVESTAISGNHCKIYRKPVTGGDGDNTSSSDVFVEDTSTNGTFINWERLEKKGPGVRVQHGDIISLAVPPDHEKAFAFVYREILGNDAALSCMNRKRKAEDSTCETKRQKGIGIGGPNPISLDDFKSLQRSNTELRKQLEAQVLTIDTLRNESRSIVEHHESEIKQIKESTAKSFHNELIELRDQLDAKQKELAQVNKLSAEQKNSIDELGERVNASLQSLSEANEIVKSQKASIAELKTGLDEERDQRREERETATAELKAAIHRCQIEAQEELKRFSDAAMRHEREQQEVINRMKDTEKERSAQVETLMSKLEDTRQKLVYSDNRNRQLEAQVSEEQLASANAQKKIEELDLEIKRLQKDLDSEKAAREEAWAKVSALELEISAAVRDLDVERQRHRGARERIMLRETQMRAFYSTTEEISALFAKQQEQLKTMQRTLEDEDTCDNTSLDIDLNPITRSPNRANIQDDRRATYHSNCAARTSSSTSGQRSTRNEVLDTSCEDADATQKHDCEIMSQEGQNTQEAECTSSEKVVKGVFGSDIEGVGTAPILGTDPVGTEQVNETQSPGNDYERSDHLRKSVILASDTMQIDCETQALESVQNQDDGAVILLRNPNDRRDTQDTEGVGTIRTSDLLASEVAGSWAHSTAPSVHGENETERGREDEESQTQRIKEVTVVHDSAGQVGESQTKPTSSGIMVTREDDAERGVVNEPIGIIDQLKTKHATGSDSETESCSESDDDHEKEKHSPVFDSDTEGSDVNDDKGSHSSKPDSEGSHEADGDLKQVDTMDEDDKAT from the exons ATGGCGTCTACGGCGGCTGAACAAGTCGAGAGAAAAATTGCGTCGGTAACATCAAACCCGAACCCGGATATCAAAGCGGCTGTTGCATCTCGGATCAATAGCCAAAGCGACGCTTCTCCATCTCCCACGCTCAATTCGAAGGATTTCATTGTCTCCGTGGCTGCTAAAGTTGCTTCTCAGCCTTTGCAGAACTACGATTTAAACGTCTGGGGAGTCCTCACCGCAATTTCAAGCAATGCTCGCAAACGCCGGCAG GGAATAAATATACTGTTGAGTTCTGATGAGCATTGCTTAGGACGGCTACCATGTCACGCCAGCTATCAGGTGGAATCAACTGCAATTAGTGGGAACCATTGTAAGATATACCGTAAGCCTGTAACAGGTGGTGATGGGGATAATACTTCTAGCTCTGATGTCTTTGTAGAAGACACAAG TACAAATGGGACGTTTATCAATTGGGAGAGGTTAGAAAAGAAGGGTCCTGGAGTCAGGGTTCAGCACGGTGACATTATATCACTTGCTGTTCCTCCAGATCATG aaaaggCCTTTGCATTTGTTTACCGAGAAATACTTGGTAATGATGCTGCACTTTCCTGCatgaacagaaaaagaaaagcag AGGATTCTACCTGTGAAACTAAGAGGCAGAAAGGCATAGGCATTGGTGGTCCCAATCCAATATCTCTGGATGATTTTAAGAGCCTCCAGCGTTCAAACACA GAACTGAGGAAGCAATTAGAAGCACAGGTGCTTACCATTGACACTCTGCGTAATGAATCCCGCTCAATTGTGGAGCACCATGAAAGT GAAATAAAACAGATTAAAGAATCCACCGCAAAATCATTTCATAATGAACTGATTGAGCTGCGTGATCAATTAGATGCTAAGCAGAAAGAACTGGCGCAGGTCAACAAATTATCAGCTGAACAAAAGAATTCCATAGATGAACTTGGTGAGAGAGTAAACGCTTCTTTGCAATCTCTCAGTGAAGCAAATGAAATAGTTAAAAG TCAAAAGGCTTCTATAGCTGAACTGAAGACTGGGTTGGATGAAGAAAGAGatcaaagaagagaggaaagagaaactGCCACTGCTGAACTTAAAGCTGCGATACATAGATGCCAAATTGAAGCTCAGGAAGAATTGAAAAGATTTTCTGATGCTGCTATGAGACACGAGAGGGAACAACAAGAAGTAATCAACAGAATGAAG GATACAGAGAAGGAAAGATCAGCGCAAGTGGAAACTTTGATGTCAAAATTG GAAGATACGAGGCAGAAGTTGGTCTACTCTGACAATAGAAACCGTCAGCTAGAAGCTCAAGTTTCGGAGGAGCAGCTTGCTTCTGCTAATGCACAAAAA AAAATAGAAGAACTTGACCTTGAAATAAAAAGACTCCAAAAGGATCTGGACAGTGAAAAG GCAGCTCGAGAAGAAGCATGGGCTAAAGTTTCTGCTTTAGAACTAGAGATAAGTGCTGCTGTTCGAGACCTTGACGTTGAAAGACAGAGACACCGTGGTGCAAGAGAAAGAATCATGCTCCG TGAAACTCAGATGCGGGCATTTTATTCTACGACTGAGGAGATCTCGGCTCTCTTTGCAAAGCAGCAGGAACAGCTCAAGACTATGCAGAGAACTCTGGAAGATGAGGATACTTGTGACAATACTTCACTAGATATTGatcttaatccaataaccagAAGTCCCAACAGAGCTAATATTCAGGATGATAGAAGAGCAACTTACCATTCAAATTGTGCTGCCAGGACAAGCTCGTCCACTTCAGGGCAAAGGTCTACCAGAAATGAAGTTTTGGACACGTCTTGTGAAGATGCAGATGCTACTCAGAAGCATGATTGTGAAATTATGAGTCAGGAAGGTCAAAACACCCAAGAAGCGGAGTGTACAAGCTCTGAAAAAGTCGTGAAGGGTGTCTTTGGCTCAGATATAGAAGGTGTTGGTACAGCACCCATTTTGGGAACAGACCCTGTTGGAACAGAGCAAGTTAATGAAACTCAAAGTCCAGGAAATGATTATGAGAGAAGTGATCATCTGAGGAAGTCAGTCATTTTAGCTAGTGATACAATGCAAATAGATTGTGAAACTCAAGCACTTGAAAGTGTTCAGAATCAGGATGATGGAGCTGTTATCTTGTTAAGGAACCCAAACGATCGAAGGGATACCCAAGACACAGAGGGCGTAGGCACTATAAGGACGTCAGATCTTCTAGCTTCTGAAGTTGCTGGGAGTTGGGCTCATAGCACAGCTCCTTCTGTGCATGGAGAAAACGAAACTGAAAGAGGTAGAGAGGATGAAGAGAGTCAGACTCAAAGAATCAAGGAAGTGACTGTAGTACACGATTCTGCTGGTCAGGTAGGCGAAAGCCAAACTAAACCGACAAGTTCAGGGATCATGGTCACTAGGGAGGATGATGCCGAGCGTGGAGTTGTTAACGAGCCAATTGGGATCATTGatcaattgaaaacaaaacatgctACTGGTTCGGACTCTGAGACAGAGAGTTGTtctgaatctgatgatgatcatgagAAGGAAAAACACAGTCCTGTCTTTGATTCTGATACAGAGGGTTCCGATGTGAATGATGATAAGGGATCACACTCTTCAAAGCCTGATTCAGAAGGAAGCCATGAAGCTGACGGAGATCTGAAACAAGTAGACACAATGGACGAAGACGATAAAGCTACCTAG
- the LOC104784789 gene encoding myosin heavy chain, non-muscle-like isoform X1 encodes MASTAAEQVERKIASVTSNPNPDIKAAVASRINSQSDASPSPTLNSKDFIVSVAAKVASQPLQNYDLNVWGVLTAISSNARKRRQGINILLSSDEHCLGRLPCHASYQVESTAISGNHCKIYRKPVTGGDGDNTSSSDVFVEDTSTNGTFINWERLEKKGPGVRVQHGDIISLAVPPDHEKAFAFVYREILGNDAALSCMNRKRKAEDSTCETKRQKGIGIGGPNPISLDDFKSLQRSNTELRKQLEAQVLTIDTLRNESRSIVEHHESEIKQIKESTAKSFHNELIELRDQLDAKQKELAQVNKLSAEQKNSIDELGERVNASLQSLSEANEIVKSQKASIAELKTGLDEERDQRREERETATAELKAAIHRCQIEAQEELKRFSDAAMRHEREQQEVINRMKDTEKERSAQVETLMSKLEDTRQKLVYSDNRNRQLEAQVSEEQLASANAQKKIEELDLEIKRLQKDLDSEKQAAREEAWAKVSALELEISAAVRDLDVERQRHRGARERIMLRETQMRAFYSTTEEISALFAKQQEQLKTMQRTLEDEDTCDNTSLDIDLNPITRSPNRANIQDDRRATYHSNCAARTSSSTSGQRSTRNEVLDTSCEDADATQKHDCEIMSQEGQNTQEAECTSSEKVVKGVFGSDIEGVGTAPILGTDPVGTEQVNETQSPGNDYERSDHLRKSVILASDTMQIDCETQALESVQNQDDGAVILLRNPNDRRDTQDTEGVGTIRTSDLLASEVAGSWAHSTAPSVHGENETERGREDEESQTQRIKEVTVVHDSAGQVGESQTKPTSSGIMVTREDDAERGVVNEPIGIIDQLKTKHATGSDSETESCSESDDDHEKEKHSPVFDSDTEGSDVNDDKGSHSSKPDSEGSHEADGDLKQVDTMDEDDKAT; translated from the exons ATGGCGTCTACGGCGGCTGAACAAGTCGAGAGAAAAATTGCGTCGGTAACATCAAACCCGAACCCGGATATCAAAGCGGCTGTTGCATCTCGGATCAATAGCCAAAGCGACGCTTCTCCATCTCCCACGCTCAATTCGAAGGATTTCATTGTCTCCGTGGCTGCTAAAGTTGCTTCTCAGCCTTTGCAGAACTACGATTTAAACGTCTGGGGAGTCCTCACCGCAATTTCAAGCAATGCTCGCAAACGCCGGCAG GGAATAAATATACTGTTGAGTTCTGATGAGCATTGCTTAGGACGGCTACCATGTCACGCCAGCTATCAGGTGGAATCAACTGCAATTAGTGGGAACCATTGTAAGATATACCGTAAGCCTGTAACAGGTGGTGATGGGGATAATACTTCTAGCTCTGATGTCTTTGTAGAAGACACAAG TACAAATGGGACGTTTATCAATTGGGAGAGGTTAGAAAAGAAGGGTCCTGGAGTCAGGGTTCAGCACGGTGACATTATATCACTTGCTGTTCCTCCAGATCATG aaaaggCCTTTGCATTTGTTTACCGAGAAATACTTGGTAATGATGCTGCACTTTCCTGCatgaacagaaaaagaaaagcag AGGATTCTACCTGTGAAACTAAGAGGCAGAAAGGCATAGGCATTGGTGGTCCCAATCCAATATCTCTGGATGATTTTAAGAGCCTCCAGCGTTCAAACACA GAACTGAGGAAGCAATTAGAAGCACAGGTGCTTACCATTGACACTCTGCGTAATGAATCCCGCTCAATTGTGGAGCACCATGAAAGT GAAATAAAACAGATTAAAGAATCCACCGCAAAATCATTTCATAATGAACTGATTGAGCTGCGTGATCAATTAGATGCTAAGCAGAAAGAACTGGCGCAGGTCAACAAATTATCAGCTGAACAAAAGAATTCCATAGATGAACTTGGTGAGAGAGTAAACGCTTCTTTGCAATCTCTCAGTGAAGCAAATGAAATAGTTAAAAG TCAAAAGGCTTCTATAGCTGAACTGAAGACTGGGTTGGATGAAGAAAGAGatcaaagaagagaggaaagagaaactGCCACTGCTGAACTTAAAGCTGCGATACATAGATGCCAAATTGAAGCTCAGGAAGAATTGAAAAGATTTTCTGATGCTGCTATGAGACACGAGAGGGAACAACAAGAAGTAATCAACAGAATGAAG GATACAGAGAAGGAAAGATCAGCGCAAGTGGAAACTTTGATGTCAAAATTG GAAGATACGAGGCAGAAGTTGGTCTACTCTGACAATAGAAACCGTCAGCTAGAAGCTCAAGTTTCGGAGGAGCAGCTTGCTTCTGCTAATGCACAAAAA AAAATAGAAGAACTTGACCTTGAAATAAAAAGACTCCAAAAGGATCTGGACAGTGAAAAG CAGGCAGCTCGAGAAGAAGCATGGGCTAAAGTTTCTGCTTTAGAACTAGAGATAAGTGCTGCTGTTCGAGACCTTGACGTTGAAAGACAGAGACACCGTGGTGCAAGAGAAAGAATCATGCTCCG TGAAACTCAGATGCGGGCATTTTATTCTACGACTGAGGAGATCTCGGCTCTCTTTGCAAAGCAGCAGGAACAGCTCAAGACTATGCAGAGAACTCTGGAAGATGAGGATACTTGTGACAATACTTCACTAGATATTGatcttaatccaataaccagAAGTCCCAACAGAGCTAATATTCAGGATGATAGAAGAGCAACTTACCATTCAAATTGTGCTGCCAGGACAAGCTCGTCCACTTCAGGGCAAAGGTCTACCAGAAATGAAGTTTTGGACACGTCTTGTGAAGATGCAGATGCTACTCAGAAGCATGATTGTGAAATTATGAGTCAGGAAGGTCAAAACACCCAAGAAGCGGAGTGTACAAGCTCTGAAAAAGTCGTGAAGGGTGTCTTTGGCTCAGATATAGAAGGTGTTGGTACAGCACCCATTTTGGGAACAGACCCTGTTGGAACAGAGCAAGTTAATGAAACTCAAAGTCCAGGAAATGATTATGAGAGAAGTGATCATCTGAGGAAGTCAGTCATTTTAGCTAGTGATACAATGCAAATAGATTGTGAAACTCAAGCACTTGAAAGTGTTCAGAATCAGGATGATGGAGCTGTTATCTTGTTAAGGAACCCAAACGATCGAAGGGATACCCAAGACACAGAGGGCGTAGGCACTATAAGGACGTCAGATCTTCTAGCTTCTGAAGTTGCTGGGAGTTGGGCTCATAGCACAGCTCCTTCTGTGCATGGAGAAAACGAAACTGAAAGAGGTAGAGAGGATGAAGAGAGTCAGACTCAAAGAATCAAGGAAGTGACTGTAGTACACGATTCTGCTGGTCAGGTAGGCGAAAGCCAAACTAAACCGACAAGTTCAGGGATCATGGTCACTAGGGAGGATGATGCCGAGCGTGGAGTTGTTAACGAGCCAATTGGGATCATTGatcaattgaaaacaaaacatgctACTGGTTCGGACTCTGAGACAGAGAGTTGTtctgaatctgatgatgatcatgagAAGGAAAAACACAGTCCTGTCTTTGATTCTGATACAGAGGGTTCCGATGTGAATGATGATAAGGGATCACACTCTTCAAAGCCTGATTCAGAAGGAAGCCATGAAGCTGACGGAGATCTGAAACAAGTAGACACAATGGACGAAGACGATAAAGCTACCTAG